The Sulfolobus acidocaldarius DSM 639 genome has a window encoding:
- a CDS encoding metal-dependent hydrolase family protein, with product MDILIKGGELFNGKDFVGKANVYIKYGKVVEVSKEVKEAKEEIDARDMFVLPGLIDAHIHLSGIKGGSLLKTMFERPEYRVLRASKWLERLLLAGFTTVRDCGEYVSLALKRAVQEGIIRGPNIIAAGRPITQTFGHGEINHDIPLEFSHKVGFSEFCDGTESCIHAARKVLRDGSDFIKVFATGGVLSQRDKPENPQLSYEEIKAIVNEAHKVGTYVAAHAHGDAGAKIAVEAGVKTIEHGTLLKDDTLKLMVNRGVSLTPTLTIQEVIYRYGKQIGVDEWGLQKIFEVRERVADVVKKAKEYGVLMISGTDLGFETGLGDIDMGKNWYELVLLVERGGLTPKEALITATYNSSLALGINAGFIDIGRDGDLVVINGNPLENIYDVTKVTHVLKAGRVEVRNGKLESKT from the coding sequence ATGGATATCTTAATCAAGGGAGGAGAGTTATTTAACGGAAAGGATTTTGTAGGAAAAGCTAACGTATACATCAAATATGGTAAAGTAGTAGAGGTATCAAAGGAAGTGAAAGAGGCAAAGGAGGAAATTGATGCCAGAGACATGTTCGTATTGCCCGGATTAATTGATGCTCATATCCATTTATCGGGAATTAAAGGAGGTAGTCTGTTGAAGACAATGTTTGAAAGACCTGAATATAGGGTACTTAGGGCGTCAAAATGGCTTGAGAGATTACTGTTGGCAGGCTTTACTACGGTCAGGGACTGTGGGGAATATGTCTCTCTTGCTCTCAAAAGAGCGGTCCAGGAAGGGATCATCAGGGGTCCAAATATTATAGCTGCAGGTAGACCAATTACACAGACCTTTGGACACGGTGAAATAAACCACGATATTCCTCTTGAGTTCTCCCATAAGGTGGGTTTCTCCGAGTTCTGTGACGGTACAGAATCGTGTATACATGCAGCTAGGAAAGTCCTTAGGGACGGAAGTGACTTCATAAAGGTATTTGCAACTGGGGGTGTACTGTCTCAGAGGGATAAACCTGAAAATCCTCAATTAAGTTATGAGGAAATTAAAGCTATAGTAAACGAGGCTCATAAGGTCGGTACATATGTAGCTGCACATGCCCATGGTGATGCAGGAGCTAAAATTGCGGTAGAAGCGGGTGTGAAAACTATTGAGCACGGTACCTTACTTAAAGACGATACATTGAAGCTGATGGTAAATAGGGGAGTCAGCCTTACCCCTACCCTAACAATTCAAGAAGTCATTTACAGATATGGGAAACAGATCGGTGTAGATGAATGGGGGTTACAGAAGATTTTTGAAGTGAGGGAAAGGGTTGCCGATGTGGTTAAAAAAGCAAAGGAGTACGGAGTGCTGATGATCAGCGGTACTGATCTTGGCTTTGAAACAGGTTTAGGGGATATTGATATGGGGAAAAATTGGTATGAATTGGTTCTGCTAGTGGAGAGGGGAGGTCTAACGCCTAAAGAAGCCCTTATAACAGCTACATATAATAGTTCTTTAGCTCTAGGGATTAATGCAGGGTTTATTGATATTGGAAGGGATGGCGACCTAGTGGTTATAAATGGAAACCCCTTAGAAAACATTTATGATGTAACTAAAGTCACCCATGTATTAAAAGCTGGGAGAGTTGAAGTACGAAACGGTAAATTGGAGTCTAAAACTTAG
- a CDS encoding aminotransferase class I/II-fold pyridoxal phosphate-dependent enzyme, translating to MYPEFCLERWQSLRDWRAKYVLSESGVEPLDLKDFDLVDIKLEYGHTKGKIRLRELISNMYSTASSDNVIVTNGGAEANYITILSLIKPGDHVLVEMPNYMQIPGLLKGLNTKIDYFWLKDENGFRIDLEEINEKVTKDTKAIVITNPNNPTGMALSDSDIKAIVEIAEDNKTWIIADEVYRGSEHDGNVRPSFVDVYDKAISTNSMSKVYGLPGIRIGWVVGSREIVDKMWSVKDYTSISPSVISQEIALQVLMNREKLQARSRDIANKNMRLFEELMRNVDMKWVRPNATVLAFPKTPVKDTYKFSEELFEKYSVLVNPGECFEMPGYLRIGLGSKNAEYLREALTLLIKYLEEYVKKGT from the coding sequence ATGTATCCTGAGTTTTGTTTAGAGAGATGGCAATCTCTGAGGGACTGGAGAGCTAAGTATGTTTTGTCTGAAAGTGGAGTTGAGCCCTTGGACTTGAAGGACTTTGACTTGGTTGATATTAAACTAGAATATGGACATACTAAAGGAAAAATAAGGCTTAGAGAACTGATCAGCAACATGTATTCTACTGCGAGTAGCGATAACGTGATCGTAACCAATGGTGGAGCAGAGGCTAACTACATTACAATTTTATCTCTAATTAAACCTGGTGATCACGTCTTAGTGGAGATGCCAAATTACATGCAGATACCTGGACTACTGAAGGGTTTAAACACTAAAATTGATTACTTTTGGCTTAAAGACGAAAACGGTTTCAGAATTGACCTAGAGGAAATTAATGAAAAGGTGACTAAGGATACTAAGGCGATAGTTATAACTAACCCAAATAATCCTACAGGGATGGCTCTATCAGACAGTGATATTAAGGCTATAGTTGAAATAGCAGAGGACAACAAAACTTGGATTATAGCAGACGAAGTTTATAGGGGGTCAGAGCACGACGGCAATGTAAGACCTAGCTTCGTTGATGTGTATGATAAGGCAATTAGTACGAACAGTATGTCGAAAGTTTATGGTCTGCCCGGTATAAGGATTGGATGGGTAGTGGGGAGTAGGGAGATAGTAGATAAGATGTGGAGTGTAAAAGATTATACCTCAATCTCACCCTCAGTAATAAGTCAGGAGATCGCTCTTCAAGTATTGATGAATAGGGAAAAGCTTCAGGCAAGAAGCAGGGATATTGCCAATAAGAATATGAGACTGTTTGAAGAGTTGATGAGGAATGTTGATATGAAATGGGTAAGACCTAATGCCACAGTGCTTGCCTTTCCGAAAACTCCCGTAAAGGACACCTATAAGTTCAGTGAGGAGTTATTTGAAAAATACAGTGTCTTAGTTAATCCTGGTGAGTGCTTTGAAATGCCTGGGTATTTGAGGATAGGTTTAGGGTCCAAGAACGCTGAATATTTAAGGGAGGCTCTCACGTTACTCATAAAATATCTGGAAGAATATGTAAAGAAAGGGACTTAG
- a CDS encoding xanthine dehydrogenase family protein molybdopterin-binding subunit has translation MIKEHFPIITGKSTYIDDISPKNVVYLHVVRSSIARGVIKSVSKPSNVLLALTWDDIKSFMSARLFPGLAGAQVARMPVLANGKVNFVGQPVLAFVVDDRYKAEDVAEEVSIDYEEMKPIVDPEEALNSEPIHDDLKNNISIDQVLQGGNLSLKSSADVVVSRKIKQHRIVSNPMEPKGFICWWDNDVLNVYVSTQAPFGVRNDLREALGIPPEKIKVYSPPNVGGGFGNKSGGYPEYVLASIASLKLGRPVKWIETRSEILVNTQSLGRGEVSDMKLYATNKGEILGIEGTVIANIGAYNHGINFFTPLFVASLSNGPYKLKFTSIRAISVFTNTPPMGFYRGAGRPEAALIHETLVEDLAEELGIDPIELRRKNLVDNTGYITPLGAKLDPAGYQDVLSRAEVYYRKAKEVHKDKGVSLVIFTEIVRTSPGEGARVEVKDGKVHFYLGLGPHGQAYSTTFKKLASETLGISEENIEIITGNTDTVKEGIGSFGSRAGTIGGSAVIAAGKELLKKLNVSSLKSMDLSKFEGIGVEVFYRADDIFAPGAHVAVVDVDKETGFAKVIDYYAVDDVGRVLNKEEIEGQIVGGMLQGVSQVLMEAMRYDERGIPLCSSIADCGVPTAMESPLRIHEDYVEHPSTLLSGSRGVGEAGTTGALPAVFIAFEKATKRKYNTTPIDPWLVVE, from the coding sequence ATGATCAAAGAACACTTCCCCATAATTACGGGAAAATCCACATACATAGATGATATATCCCCTAAAAACGTTGTATATCTCCACGTGGTCAGATCCTCTATAGCTAGAGGGGTTATAAAGAGCGTGTCAAAACCCTCAAATGTTCTCTTAGCTCTTACTTGGGACGATATAAAGTCGTTTATGTCAGCTAGACTGTTCCCAGGATTAGCTGGAGCACAAGTTGCCAGAATGCCTGTACTAGCTAACGGTAAAGTCAATTTCGTTGGGCAACCTGTTTTAGCCTTTGTTGTAGATGACAGATATAAGGCTGAGGACGTAGCTGAGGAAGTGTCTATCGATTATGAGGAGATGAAGCCTATAGTTGACCCTGAAGAAGCGTTGAACAGTGAACCTATCCATGACGATCTGAAGAACAATATATCCATAGATCAGGTCTTACAAGGGGGCAACTTATCTCTGAAGAGTAGTGCTGATGTCGTAGTCTCTAGAAAGATAAAACAACACAGAATTGTCTCAAATCCAATGGAGCCGAAGGGATTTATCTGTTGGTGGGACAATGATGTACTTAATGTGTACGTCTCTACACAAGCTCCTTTTGGAGTTAGAAATGATTTACGGGAGGCTCTAGGAATACCCCCTGAGAAAATTAAAGTTTACTCACCTCCTAATGTGGGCGGAGGATTTGGGAATAAAAGCGGAGGGTATCCAGAGTACGTCCTTGCTTCAATTGCATCACTTAAACTAGGTAGACCTGTGAAGTGGATAGAGACCAGGAGTGAAATTTTAGTGAACACGCAGTCCCTAGGAAGGGGTGAGGTATCTGATATGAAGCTCTATGCAACAAATAAAGGTGAAATATTGGGTATTGAGGGGACAGTAATAGCAAATATTGGAGCTTACAATCACGGCATAAATTTCTTTACTCCATTGTTTGTAGCAAGCCTTTCCAATGGTCCTTACAAGCTAAAATTCACCTCAATTAGAGCCATATCAGTCTTCACTAATACACCACCCATGGGATTTTATAGGGGTGCAGGGAGACCTGAAGCAGCATTAATTCACGAAACGTTAGTAGAGGATCTCGCTGAAGAACTTGGTATTGACCCTATCGAACTAAGACGTAAAAATCTAGTTGACAATACGGGGTATATAACTCCTCTTGGTGCTAAGTTGGATCCAGCTGGATATCAGGACGTTTTAAGTAGGGCTGAGGTATATTACAGAAAGGCTAAGGAGGTGCACAAGGATAAGGGAGTATCGTTAGTTATCTTCACAGAAATAGTGAGGACCTCACCAGGCGAAGGGGCTAGAGTCGAGGTAAAGGATGGTAAAGTTCATTTCTATTTAGGTTTAGGTCCACATGGTCAAGCTTACAGTACGACCTTTAAGAAACTTGCCTCTGAGACATTGGGCATAAGCGAGGAAAATATTGAGATAATAACCGGTAATACTGACACAGTAAAAGAGGGAATAGGAAGTTTTGGATCTAGAGCAGGCACGATAGGAGGCTCTGCAGTTATCGCTGCAGGGAAAGAATTATTGAAGAAATTGAACGTAAGTTCCCTAAAGTCAATGGACTTGTCGAAGTTTGAGGGAATAGGAGTTGAGGTGTTTTATAGGGCTGACGATATCTTTGCTCCAGGTGCTCATGTTGCAGTCGTTGATGTGGATAAGGAGACAGGATTTGCTAAAGTGATTGATTATTACGCAGTTGACGATGTTGGTAGAGTACTAAACAAAGAGGAGATTGAAGGACAGATAGTCGGAGGAATGTTACAAGGCGTATCTCAGGTTTTGATGGAGGCGATGAGGTATGATGAAAGGGGAATACCTTTATGTTCTTCAATAGCTGATTGTGGTGTCCCCACTGCCATGGAGTCGCCATTAAGAATACATGAGGATTATGTTGAACATCCCTCTACATTGTTATCTGGAAGCAGAGGAGTGGGAGAAGCTGGGACTACCGGAGCCTTACCCGCTGTATTCATAGCATTTGAAAAAGCTACAAAAAGGAAGTACAATACTACTCCCATTGATCCCTGGTTAGTGGTAGAGTGA
- a CDS encoding SLC13 family permease, whose product MNSIQIYLILATFLVSIGLLISKRIRFDIVGIVSLVVLILIGGISVNQALINLANPAVVVLGSLMIISKTLEKSGFLESFGELISSRLKNKYVIFATLLAITALSSGFMSDVALTAVLIPVFFYVSKRFNDSPSKYLIPLSFTAILGGRYTIIGTTPNLILDQLWFEKEGKFLSLFQFAPIGLSVVAVGLLAMIVIVRVLPSNLTRAGNVEDFKISNYLVEAKVEDGELIGKSVKYLEKLGVKILDIYPRRISFGPRTILKGDLLLLQVSPDKLSVLTSIQGLKLAPSSEEVKGEDLYELLIPSGSEAVGKTLADLELDFVYGVRVLGISGKFIRGKLSRITLTPGVILLVQGKEESITKMMNNLGLVPLYKRTVKIFNVKRGVLALSSLGLSIALSLLGINIAEAFLIGLIPVAVMEYREIYRNIEWTILVFVGTYISMGDALASTGLLTHIPFIGNPIVLFFITALLANFVSNTAAAVILGPVALTMNNPLLALTIVAMGSSCTFITPFSHQANLLVSEAGGYRVRDFLMAGSIMLIVVGLVTLLFLGEI is encoded by the coding sequence ATGAACTCAATTCAGATATATCTTATCCTAGCAACATTCCTAGTCTCAATAGGTTTGCTGATAAGCAAGAGAATTAGATTTGATATAGTAGGAATAGTATCGTTAGTTGTCCTCATCCTAATAGGGGGGATTTCGGTTAATCAAGCCTTAATAAACCTTGCTAATCCAGCTGTGGTAGTCTTAGGTAGCCTGATGATAATAAGTAAAACTCTGGAGAAGTCAGGCTTTTTAGAGAGTTTTGGAGAGCTTATCTCATCTAGGTTAAAAAACAAGTACGTAATATTTGCGACCCTTTTAGCCATTACTGCTCTCTCATCAGGTTTCATGAGTGATGTTGCCCTTACTGCAGTCCTTATCCCTGTATTCTTCTATGTGTCCAAGAGATTTAATGATAGTCCATCTAAATATCTTATACCATTGTCTTTTACAGCTATCTTAGGCGGGAGATACACCATTATAGGTACGACACCAAATTTAATATTGGACCAATTATGGTTTGAAAAAGAGGGGAAATTCCTTTCTTTATTTCAGTTTGCGCCAATCGGGCTCAGCGTGGTTGCGGTAGGTCTTTTGGCAATGATCGTAATTGTGCGTGTTTTACCATCAAACTTAACTAGGGCGGGAAATGTTGAGGATTTCAAGATTTCCAACTACTTAGTGGAAGCTAAAGTGGAAGACGGCGAGTTAATTGGAAAGTCAGTCAAGTATTTGGAGAAACTGGGGGTGAAGATACTAGATATTTATCCGAGAAGGATAAGTTTTGGTCCAAGAACAATACTAAAGGGAGACCTGTTATTGTTACAGGTAAGCCCGGATAAGTTATCTGTTCTTACGTCCATACAAGGACTCAAACTTGCACCCTCGTCTGAGGAGGTCAAAGGAGAAGACCTGTATGAACTCTTGATCCCTTCAGGATCAGAAGCAGTTGGGAAGACATTAGCTGACCTAGAACTTGATTTCGTTTACGGAGTTAGAGTTCTTGGAATATCGGGAAAGTTCATTAGAGGGAAGTTAAGCAGGATAACTCTAACCCCAGGAGTTATCTTATTAGTTCAGGGAAAGGAGGAGAGCATAACGAAAATGATGAATAATTTAGGTCTGGTTCCCCTGTATAAGAGGACTGTTAAAATATTTAATGTGAAAAGAGGAGTACTCGCTTTGTCTTCACTAGGTCTATCGATAGCACTATCGTTGCTAGGAATTAATATAGCAGAGGCATTTTTGATAGGGTTGATCCCTGTTGCAGTAATGGAGTACAGAGAGATTTACAGAAACATAGAGTGGACAATACTTGTTTTTGTAGGCACTTATATTTCCATGGGTGACGCACTAGCATCAACTGGATTATTAACACACATACCATTTATAGGGAACCCAATAGTATTATTCTTCATAACAGCCTTATTGGCTAACTTTGTTAGTAACACCGCAGCAGCAGTTATTTTAGGACCAGTTGCACTGACTATGAATAATCCGTTATTAGCTTTAACAATTGTAGCCATGGGAAGTTCATGCACATTTATAACTCCGTTCAGTCATCAAGCTAATCTTCTGGTTAGTGAGGCTGGAGGCTATAGAGTAAGGGACTTTCTGATGGCAGGTTCTATAATGCTGATCGTTGTAGGACTGGTCACGTTACTATTTCTGGGCGAAATTTGA
- a CDS encoding cation:proton antiporter → MNSLEITLLDLGIMLILSKIAEQVFSRLGLIPFVGSIFVGIVLGEGVTNLIQVNTIISFISSLGIVFLLFLAGAEEINTEYKISNKLLFTTIIQIILPFILIFLILHEVLDIPDYLALIVPLIMTSAGPLTRLLIDLGISRNEVGANLFYQATLVEIISVILFSIFSQFNKNLLLITLEIVLIFLLILILGPFITKVLEKIEGYIKVREVEFASIISLVLIIGFLAEFFNFNSAIAALFLGFLLRGYFKDRPDLLEKLHGFTYGFFEPLFFVSIGLFFVKINLQILVIGFILFLSVLISKFIAGFISGKITRNDPITNGLGTSTKGGVDVSLLISALTAGIITPIEYSYTTLAISLASLAIPLLFKLRTGYRVSHGERVKLNTKLSSLVNVTSTVFVSCDNTLREAILKINEKGVRALVVVDEEMRVIGLITVKTLLEISPDDYDRLRVCQVYLDDAEIIDEDYKVSDALRKFRESETPVIAVIDKRRRLKGTLYERELLRFLMGGEPGSLSEKK, encoded by the coding sequence ATGAATAGCCTCGAGATCACACTTTTAGACCTTGGAATTATGTTGATTTTATCCAAAATTGCAGAGCAAGTATTTTCTAGGCTGGGGCTAATTCCTTTCGTAGGGTCTATATTCGTAGGAATTGTTCTGGGTGAAGGGGTCACTAACCTCATTCAGGTAAACACAATAATCTCGTTCATATCATCTCTCGGAATAGTGTTTCTACTCTTTTTAGCAGGGGCTGAAGAAATAAACACGGAGTACAAGATTAGTAATAAACTATTATTTACTACTATTATTCAAATTATCTTACCATTTATTCTAATATTTCTTATTTTACACGAGGTTCTTGATATCCCAGATTACTTAGCCCTCATAGTCCCTTTAATCATGACAAGTGCAGGTCCTTTGACTAGATTACTAATTGATTTAGGAATAAGCAGAAATGAAGTGGGAGCAAATCTGTTCTATCAAGCAACATTAGTAGAAATCATATCCGTAATTTTATTCTCAATATTCTCACAGTTTAACAAAAATTTGCTCCTTATAACTCTGGAGATAGTATTAATCTTTCTCTTGATCCTGATCTTAGGTCCTTTTATAACAAAAGTATTGGAGAAAATTGAAGGCTATATAAAGGTTAGAGAAGTGGAATTTGCAAGCATAATTTCACTTGTGCTTATAATTGGTTTCTTGGCTGAGTTCTTCAACTTTAATTCTGCTATAGCAGCACTATTTCTTGGTTTCTTACTCAGGGGATATTTTAAGGATAGACCAGACCTCTTAGAGAAGCTACATGGGTTTACTTACGGCTTTTTTGAACCTTTATTCTTCGTCAGTATAGGTTTATTCTTTGTCAAGATTAACCTTCAGATACTTGTAATAGGTTTCATTCTCTTCTTATCCGTCTTAATATCGAAGTTTATTGCAGGTTTCATATCTGGTAAAATTACCAGAAATGACCCAATAACAAATGGTCTAGGGACATCGACTAAGGGAGGTGTGGATGTCTCATTATTAATTAGTGCATTAACTGCAGGTATTATCACTCCAATTGAGTACTCCTACACCACTTTAGCAATATCATTAGCCTCATTGGCTATTCCATTGTTGTTTAAGCTAAGGACAGGTTATAGGGTAAGTCATGGAGAGAGGGTGAAGCTTAACACTAAACTATCCTCCCTAGTGAATGTCACGTCAACAGTTTTCGTTAGTTGCGATAACACGTTAAGAGAAGCTATATTAAAGATTAATGAGAAGGGTGTTAGAGCATTAGTCGTTGTAGATGAAGAGATGAGGGTTATAGGTTTAATAACTGTAAAGACTTTGCTTGAAATAAGCCCGGATGATTATGATAGGTTGAGAGTATGCCAGGTTTATCTTGACGATGCTGAAATAATTGATGAGGATTATAAAGTGTCTGACGCGTTGAGAAAATTCAGGGAATCAGAGACACCAGTTATAGCAGTTATAGATAAGAGAAGAAGATTGAAAGGGACACTTTATGAGAGAGAGTTGCTGAGGTTTCTAATGGGCGGAGAACCTGGGAGTTTGAGTGAGAAAAAATAA
- a CDS encoding PD-(D/E)XK nuclease family protein: protein MVTAEEIKKVLVENPSILVDVLIARPEIIYQVLSRLTPWQNLATKTDLENLRKDIDIKFDTLRKELEGKMATKEDLQKMATKEDLQKMATKEDLQKMATKEDLQKMATKEDLQKMATKEDLQKMATKEDLQKLEKRLITMINGIGARWGVKNEDSFRQGVVELLSDVGFTANRELLYDNTGYVYGDPSDVEIDVVLKNGKVIMIEISSGIRRGDVGVILKKKEFYEKAKGVKVDEVIVITSIIEDRDPDRVKARAESLGIKIITPSDIQ, encoded by the coding sequence GTGGTAACTGCTGAGGAGATAAAAAAGGTACTAGTAGAGAATCCTTCTATTTTAGTTGACGTACTCATTGCTAGACCTGAGATAATTTATCAGGTTTTATCAAGACTAACTCCTTGGCAGAACTTAGCTACTAAAACAGACCTGGAGAATTTAAGAAAAGACATTGACATAAAATTTGATACCCTTAGGAAAGAACTAGAGGGGAAGATGGCTACTAAGGAAGACCTCCAGAAGATGGCTACTAAGGAAGACCTCCAGAAGATGGCTACTAAGGAAGACCTCCAGAAGATGGCTACTAAGGAAGACCTCCAGAAGATGGCTACTAAGGAAGACCTCCAGAAGATGGCTACTAAGGAAGACCTCCAGAAGATGGCTACTAAGGAAGACCTCCAAAAATTGGAAAAAAGACTAATTACAATGATTAATGGTATAGGAGCAAGATGGGGAGTAAAGAATGAGGACTCCTTCAGACAAGGAGTAGTAGAATTACTCAGCGATGTTGGATTCACCGCTAACAGGGAGCTACTTTATGACAATACAGGCTATGTTTATGGTGATCCTTCTGATGTAGAAATAGATGTTGTACTGAAGAACGGGAAAGTGATAATGATTGAAATATCCTCAGGTATCAGGAGAGGAGATGTGGGAGTAATACTCAAGAAGAAGGAGTTTTATGAAAAGGCTAAAGGAGTTAAGGTAGATGAGGTCATCGTAATCACCTCAATCATTGAGGATAGGGATCCTGATAGGGTAAAGGCTAGGGCTGAGAGCCTAGGAATTAAAATCATAACTCCGTCAGATATTCAGTAA
- a CDS encoding cyclase family protein: MTSEELDDIIKFENVQIRQGDFLLIRTGHMARYLRKGDWEDFAGYTPAPGLGLDTAIWLHEKRVAGVASDTWGVEVIPNEVEEIMQPWHHVVIPNMGLTVGEIFYLEELADHCRKDKRFAFMFVAQPLPFEGAVGSPVNPIAIK, encoded by the coding sequence ATAACCTCTGAGGAGCTTGATGATATAATCAAATTTGAAAATGTTCAGATTAGACAAGGTGATTTTTTACTCATTAGGACAGGACATATGGCTAGATATTTGAGAAAAGGTGACTGGGAGGACTTTGCAGGCTATACTCCTGCTCCTGGTTTAGGATTAGATACTGCAATATGGTTACATGAGAAGAGAGTTGCTGGTGTCGCAAGTGACACGTGGGGAGTGGAAGTTATTCCTAATGAGGTGGAGGAGATAATGCAACCATGGCATCACGTAGTTATCCCAAATATGGGTTTAACTGTAGGTGAAATATTTTACCTTGAGGAGTTAGCTGATCATTGTAGAAAGGACAAACGTTTCGCGTTTATGTTTGTGGCTCAACCTCTACCCTTTGAAGGAGCTGTAGGCTCTCCTGTTAACCCCATAGCTATTAAATGA
- a CDS encoding cyclase family protein encodes MGKRKKYTLEEFRRTALSVRNWGRWGKDDEMGTLNYVTNQSVVEASKEVKEGRVFSLSLNFGPSGPQRGGFGGRFNPIHLMTASGADVISGAQSRLMKRTYQKDISYADDIIIMPLQCATQWDALSHIFFEGKMWNGYDASLVNSSGALKNDIAKVKDKVVGRGVLLDFPSFKGVE; translated from the coding sequence ATGGGAAAGAGAAAAAAATATACATTAGAGGAATTTAGGAGGACTGCTTTATCAGTGAGAAACTGGGGTAGATGGGGAAAAGATGACGAGATGGGGACTCTAAATTACGTAACTAATCAGTCGGTAGTTGAAGCCTCTAAGGAGGTCAAGGAAGGGAGGGTGTTCTCGTTATCACTAAATTTTGGTCCCTCAGGTCCTCAAAGAGGAGGATTTGGAGGCAGATTTAACCCCATCCACCTTATGACAGCATCTGGTGCAGATGTGATAAGTGGTGCTCAGAGCAGATTGATGAAGAGAACTTATCAGAAAGACATCTCATACGCTGACGATATAATCATAATGCCATTACAGTGCGCCACACAGTGGGACGCTTTGAGCCATATATTTTTTGAGGGTAAAATGTGGAATGGGTATGATGCCTCTCTAGTGAACTCCTCAGGTGCACTCAAGAACGATATTGCAAAGGTTAAGGACAAAGTTGTAGGTAGAGGAGTGTTATTGGACTTTCCGTCTTTTAAGGGTGTGGAATGA